From Medicago truncatula cultivar Jemalong A17 chromosome 7, MtrunA17r5.0-ANR, whole genome shotgun sequence, a single genomic window includes:
- the LOC112416313 gene encoding uncharacterized protein isoform X1: MNAAAFFTHLPTILRRTITTPPHTFKSHHSSFSSQFLFTPLGKKLRKTKAETRMDQQENERDGFYVVRKGDVVGIYNTLTHSQAQAGSSVCDPPVSVYKGYSMSSETEEYLLSHGLKNALYTIRASDLKEDMFGTLVPCPFQDPSTKGTTSNADTSKKRALRVLEQDDVLKATGLTSISEDPLRKQVKFDRAAVGEASSLANKTCIVEFDGASKGNPGKAGAGAILRSKDGNLIYRVREGVGNATNNVAEYRAMILGMRYALKKGFTNICIQGDSKLVCMQIDGSWKVKNENLFTLYKVAKELKDKFASFQISHVLRNFNSEADAQANLAIHLADGQVQEEFVG, translated from the exons ATGAACGCTGCTGCTTTCTTCACCCACCTCCCTACTATACTCCGAAGAACAATTACAACTCCTCCTCACACCTTCAAATCACATCATTCTTCTTTTAGCTCTCAATTCTTGTTTACTCCACTAGGAAAAAAACTACGAAAAACGAAAGCTGAAACAAGGATGGATCAGCAAGAAAATGAAAGGGATGGTTTTTATGTTGTGAGGAAAGGGGATGTTGTTGGAATTTATAATACTCTCACTCATTCTCAGGCTCAAGCTGGATCTTCTGTATGTGATCCTCCTGTTAGTGTTTACAAGGGATATTCCATGTCCAGCGAAACCGAAGAGTACCTTCTTTCGCATGGACTAAAGAATGCTTTATACACAATTAGAGCCTCTGATCTTAAAGAGGATATGTTTGGCACACTTGTTCCTTGTCCTTTCCAG GATCCTTCTACCAAAGGGACCACATCAAATGCAGATACATCTAAAAAGAGAGCTCTACGAGTGCTTGAACAAGATGATGTG CTGAAAGCAACTGGTTTGACATCTATCTCTGAAGATCCCTTGAGAAAGCAAGTCAAGTTTGATCGTGCTGCTGTGGGCGAAGCATCTTCACTTGCAAAT AAGACTTGTATTGTTGAGTTCGATGGTGCGTCAAAAGGAAATCCTGGAAAAGCTGGTGCTGGGGCTATTCTGCGATCCAAAGATGGGAATTTG ATTTATAGGGTTCGTGAAGGTGTGGGTAATGCAACAAACAATGTTGCTGAATATCGTGCAATGATATTGGGAATGAGATATGCTCTTAAAAAAGGATTCACCAATATCTGTATACAAGGGGACTCTAAACTTGTGTGCATGCAG ATTGATGGTTCATGGAAGGTCAAGAATGAGAACTTGTTTACATTGTATAAGGTGGCCAAAGAACTCAAGGATAAATTTGCGTCATTCCAGATCAGTCATGTTCTAAGG AACTTTAACTCTGAGGCTGATGCTCAAGCAAATTTAGCCATCCATCTTGCTG ATGGCCAAGTTCAGGAAGAGTTTGTAGGTTGA
- the LOC112416313 gene encoding uncharacterized protein isoform X2, with product MNAAAFFTHLPTILRRTITTPPHTFKSHHSSFSSQFLFTPLGKKLRKTKAETRMDQQENERDGFYVVRKGDVVGIYNTLTHSQAQAGSSVCDPPVSVYKGYSMSSETEEYLLSHGLKNALYTIRASDLKEDMFGTLVPCPFQDPSTKGTTSNADTSKKRALRVLEQDDVLKATGLTSISEDPLRKQVKFDRAAVGEASSLANTCIVEFDGASKGNPGKAGAGAILRSKDGNLIYRVREGVGNATNNVAEYRAMILGMRYALKKGFTNICIQGDSKLVCMQIDGSWKVKNENLFTLYKVAKELKDKFASFQISHVLRNFNSEADAQANLAIHLADGQVQEEFVG from the exons ATGAACGCTGCTGCTTTCTTCACCCACCTCCCTACTATACTCCGAAGAACAATTACAACTCCTCCTCACACCTTCAAATCACATCATTCTTCTTTTAGCTCTCAATTCTTGTTTACTCCACTAGGAAAAAAACTACGAAAAACGAAAGCTGAAACAAGGATGGATCAGCAAGAAAATGAAAGGGATGGTTTTTATGTTGTGAGGAAAGGGGATGTTGTTGGAATTTATAATACTCTCACTCATTCTCAGGCTCAAGCTGGATCTTCTGTATGTGATCCTCCTGTTAGTGTTTACAAGGGATATTCCATGTCCAGCGAAACCGAAGAGTACCTTCTTTCGCATGGACTAAAGAATGCTTTATACACAATTAGAGCCTCTGATCTTAAAGAGGATATGTTTGGCACACTTGTTCCTTGTCCTTTCCAG GATCCTTCTACCAAAGGGACCACATCAAATGCAGATACATCTAAAAAGAGAGCTCTACGAGTGCTTGAACAAGATGATGTG CTGAAAGCAACTGGTTTGACATCTATCTCTGAAGATCCCTTGAGAAAGCAAGTCAAGTTTGATCGTGCTGCTGTGGGCGAAGCATCTTCACTTGCAAAT ACTTGTATTGTTGAGTTCGATGGTGCGTCAAAAGGAAATCCTGGAAAAGCTGGTGCTGGGGCTATTCTGCGATCCAAAGATGGGAATTTG ATTTATAGGGTTCGTGAAGGTGTGGGTAATGCAACAAACAATGTTGCTGAATATCGTGCAATGATATTGGGAATGAGATATGCTCTTAAAAAAGGATTCACCAATATCTGTATACAAGGGGACTCTAAACTTGTGTGCATGCAG ATTGATGGTTCATGGAAGGTCAAGAATGAGAACTTGTTTACATTGTATAAGGTGGCCAAAGAACTCAAGGATAAATTTGCGTCATTCCAGATCAGTCATGTTCTAAGG AACTTTAACTCTGAGGCTGATGCTCAAGCAAATTTAGCCATCCATCTTGCTG ATGGCCAAGTTCAGGAAGAGTTTGTAGGTTGA
- the LOC11432950 gene encoding translin translates to MQYMKPALRNGRYTLISSSLSNTLNPNPFIFFLTSPFHTLQTFRSQSPISCFSSSMAFSSAPDPSLEKQFGEFRTHLEQSGTLRDRIRTVVSEIESTTRLMYASILLVHHSRPTPELLEKAKSQIDVLKEKYKQLADILGGYPGQYYRYHGDWKSETQTVVSMLTFVHWLETGKLLEHKEAEEMLGLNGPEFNLDVEDYLVGVCFMSNELPRYVVNQVTAGDYDCPRNVLKFLTELHAAFRMLNLRNDLLRRKFDGMKYDLRKVEEVYYDVKIRGLTPNGESVADQGIKGQS, encoded by the exons atgcaaTATATGAAACCAGCACTTCGTAACGGGCGCTACACATTAATTTCTAGCTCTTTATCAAACACCTTAAACCCTAAccccttcatcttcttcctcacttCACCATTTCACACACTCCAAACGTTTCGCTCTCAATCACCCATTTCCTGCTTCTCTTCCTCAATGGCGTTCTCTTCAGCTCCTGATCCTTCTCTCGAGAAGCAATTCGGCGAATTCAGAACTCACCTCGAACAATCTGGAACCTTACGCGACCGAATTCGAACCGTTGTTTCCGAAATTGAATCCACCACTAGGCTTATGTATGCTAGCATTCTTCTTGTTCATCACTCTCGTCCTACTCCAG AGCTTTTAGAGAAGGCCAAGTCTCAGATTGATGTGCTAAAAGAGAAGTACAAGCAACTTGCTGATATTCTTGGAGGATATCCTGGTCAATACTATAG GTATCACGGTGATTGGAAGAGTGAGACACAAACTGTTGTTTCTATGCTAACTTTTGTGCACTGGCTTGAAACGGGAAAACTTCTTGAACACAAAGAAGCCGAGGAAATGCTTGGGT TGAATGGTCCAGAGTTCAATCTAGATGTTGAAGACTACCTTGTTG GTGTTTGTTTTATGTCCAATGAATTG CCAAGGTATGTGGTTAATCAAGTAACAGCTGGGGACTATGATTGTCCAAGGAATGTCTTAAAGTTTTTAACAGAACTTCATGCCGCATTCCGAATGCTCAATCTACGAAATGATTTGCTGCGGAGGAAGTTTGATG GCATGAAGTATGACCTAAGAAAAGTAGAAGAAGTTTACTACGATGTTAAGATTAGGGGTTTGACACCCAATGGTGAGTCAGTTGCAGATCAAGGAATCAAAGGGCAATCTTAG